GCTCGGCGAGCAGCGCCTCCTGATCGGCGAGCTGATCGAGCAGCGAGCGCTGCTCCGTCGCCCAGGCCAGGATTCCGGCGAGGTCGCGCCCGTGCTTGCGTTCGAGCGCGCTGAGCCGGCCGAGGCGCTCCGCGAGCTGTTCGCCCTCGCGCGCGCTGAGGCGGCTGTCCTCCGCCCGGTGGCGCAGGGTCCGCGCGAGATCGGCCAGGCTCGCGCCGAACTCGCTGCCGGCCAGCGACAGGGGCGGATCGCCCAGTCGCTCGAGACGCGCGAGCTGGGTCTCGAGCCCGTCCAGCGTTTCGCGCAGGCCCCCCTTGCCCTCGATCGTCTGCAGGAGCCCGCGATAGGCCTCCTGCAGGCGCGTCGCATTGCGCAGCCGGCGCTCCCGCTGCTCCAGCTCGGTCCGCTCGCCAGGGCGCGGCGCCAGGCTCTCGATCTCGGCCAGCTGGAAGCGGAGGTACTCCTCCTCGCCGCGCAGGCCGGCGAGGCGCACCGCGAGTTGCTCCTCCGCGCGATGGGCCGCGCGGGCGGCCGCCAGACGCTCCCGGTAGCGCGCGAGCTGCTCGCCGTTGGCCGCGCAGTCGTCGAGCAGGCGGCGCTGGGCCTCCTCCTCGACGAGATCGAGCTGGGCATGCTGATCCTGGCGCTCGACGAGCAGGCTGCCGATCTCGCGCAGGCGGCGCAGGGTGAGCGGGAACCCCTCGCACCAGGCCTGGCTGCGGCCATCGGCGCGCAGCTCGCGCTTGAGGTGCAGGCCCTCCTCGCTGCCCTCGATCCCGCGTTCGGCGAGGGCCGCGGCCAGGGCGGGTCCGGGCACGAAGAAGGCCTCCACGCGGGCGCGACCGGCCCCGGGGCGGATCCAGTCGGCCCGCCCGCGCGCGCCGGTCACGAGCGCCACGGCGGCCAGGAGCACCGACTTGCCGGCACCCGTCTCCCCGCTCAGCACGTTCAGGCCGGGCAGGAGTTCGAGCGTCGCGTCCTCGACCACGATCAGGTTCTGGATGCGCAGGTGGCTGAGCACGCCTATCTCCCGGTGGGCGATCCCCAGCCCAGCTTCGCGCCGACGAGGGCGTAGTAGCTGAAATCGAGGGGCAGGGCGAGGCGCAGCGGCCGCTCGGCCGCACGGCGAATGCGCACCGCGTCGCCGCTGCGCAGCGTCAGCGTGCTCAGGCCGTCCAGCGTGAGGGTGGCCTCGCCGCTGCGCCGGCCGATCGTGATCAGGAGCTCCTCCTCGCCGCCGACCAGGATGGGTCGAATCGAGAGGGCGTGCGGGCAGATCGGCGTCGCGACGAGGGCGTCCATCGTCGGGTGGACGATCGGGCCGCCCGCCGAGAGCGAGTAGGCGGTGGAACCGGTCGGCGTGGCGACGATCAGCCCGTCGGCGCGGTAGCCGCCGAGACGCTGGCCGCCGACCGCGATCTGGAACTCCACCAGACGGTTGCTGGGATTCATGTGGATGACGGCATCGTTGAGCGCGAGCTGCGCCCGACCGGCCTCGCCATCGCGCGCGAGTGCCGCTGCGAGGCGCATCCGCTCCTCGACGCGGTACTGACCGGCGAGCACGCTGCGCAGGGCCCCCTCCATTTCCTCGAGCTTGAGCAGGGTCAGGAAGCCGAGGCTCCCCATGTTGATGCCCAGGAGCGGCGTGGCGACCGGCTCGAGTGCGCGCGCGGCGCGCAGGAAGCTGCCGTCGCCGCCGAACACGAGGAAGAGCTGGCACTCGGCGGCGAAGTCGAGGGCGCTCGCCGCCCGCGCCGGCCGCTCCAGCCAGGCCGCCGTCTCCCCGTCGAGCCGGACGCTGGCGCCGCTCGCCTCCGCCGCCGCGATGGCCCGCTCGACGACCCCGCGCGCGCCGACCGCCTCGCGATTGGCCAGGATGCCCAGATTGCGGATGACTTCCATCAGCGCCTGCCTTCCCCCGCGTCGTGCCCGCGCCAGGTGGCCAGCGCGAAGTACTCGCGCTGCCGCTGGTCGGGTCCCGGCGCCACGGTCTCGACGGCGATTATCTCCCAGCCCTGGGCACGCGCGCAATCGAGCACCTGGTCGCGGAGCCGTTCGGCCAGGGCGCCGTCGCGCAGGCGCCCGCCGGCCGTGAGGGCCCCCGGCGGCGCCTCGAAC
This portion of the bacterium genome encodes:
- the ppnK gene encoding NAD(+) kinase (catalyzes the phosphorylation of NAD to NADP), with translation MEVIRNLGILANREAVGARGVVERAIAAAEASGASVRLDGETAAWLERPARAASALDFAAECQLFLVFGGDGSFLRAARALEPVATPLLGINMGSLGFLTLLKLEEMEGALRSVLAGQYRVEERMRLAAALARDGEAGRAQLALNDAVIHMNPSNRLVEFQIAVGGQRLGGYRADGLIVATPTGSTAYSLSAGGPIVHPTMDALVATPICPHALSIRPILVGGEEELLITIGRRSGEATLTLDGLSTLTLRSGDAVRIRRAAERPLRLALPLDFSYYALVGAKLGWGSPTGR